GGGAAGGTGCTCTGCGCCTCGCGGACGATCTCCGCGGCGGCCTGGTCACCGGTGCCGGTCGTCTCGGTCATGGCCTGCTGCAACAGCTCCGGGATCCGGGCCTGCGCGCGCTGCACCAGCTGCATCACCTGCGCCGACACCTCGGCCATCCGCTTGGTGCCGGCCGCCGACTCGGCGATGACGAGGTTCTTCAGCAGGCCGCGCGAATCGACGGTCACCTGGACCGTGCCGTCCTTCGACCGCTCGGTGACCGACTGGCCCTGCATGCGATCGGCCAGCGCCTGGTACCGGGCGGCGTTCTCCTCGAGCCGCTTGGTCCAGTTGTCGATCATCGCGTCGCTGGCGTCGATGCTGTCCGGCATCACGGCCCCTTCTCTCTGCTTCTCCCCACTGACGGATCCGAGCCGCCCGCGGTTCCCGAACACGTCGAAGGCCACCATAGGGGACCCGGAGGTCCGCCATGGTGGCCTTCACGCAGTTGTGGGTTACAGGTTGCCCCGGCGCTCCTGCTCACGCTCGATCGCTTCGAACAGGGCCTTGAAGTTGCCCTTGCCGAAGCCCAGCGAGCCGTGGCGCTCGATCAGTTCGTAGAAGACGGTCGGGCGGTCGCCGATCGGCTTCGTGAAGATCTGCAGCAGGTAGCCGTCCTCGTCGCGGTCGACCAGGATGCTGTGCTCCTTGAGCGTCTCGATCGACACGCGGACGTTGCCGATCCGGGCGCGCAGCTCGGGGTCGTCGTAGTAGGAGTCCGGGGTGTCGAGGAACTCGACGCCGGCGGCGCGCATCGCGGTGACCGTCGCGATGATGTCGTTGGTGGCCAGCGCGATGTGCTGGCAGCCCGCGCCGCCGTAGAACTCGAGGTACTCGTCGATCTGCGACTTCTT
This genomic window from Amycolatopsis mongoliensis contains:
- a CDS encoding YbaB/EbfC family nucleoid-associated protein → MPDSIDASDAMIDNWTKRLEENAARYQALADRMQGQSVTERSKDGTVQVTVDSRGLLKNLVIAESAAGTKRMAEVSAQVMQLVQRAQARIPELLQQAMTETTGTGDQAAAEIVREAQSTFPEPPPEPEPAFPEPDRVRRFLPEDNDEQPPRTPSPPAPPQQQQPPRRRRPVDNDDDDDFGGPILS